The Arachis hypogaea cultivar Tifrunner chromosome 16, arahy.Tifrunner.gnm2.J5K5, whole genome shotgun sequence genome contains a region encoding:
- the LOC112754277 gene encoding protein ALTERED PHOSPHATE STARVATION RESPONSE 1-like, with the protein MGCNASRVDGLPAVALCRERCNLLDEALRQSYAVAEAHVAHMQSLKNLGLALHTFFRHSETLPLPPYSNCHQHVHSSSSASSGSVDEDTDTDTDTDMDMDTNKISHLFNQSTTRYDSSPPPPPPSPPSTSEWDFLNFFDTSFDKYHLPYTTPNPHTPTPTHHHHTHKGEAKQQKLKQKEDGADAAAASSKEKTSTWNKKESEDPFAKGSSFSEAMKEIQLLFEKASDSGNPILEMLDVGKLRYHRNIAVNPVGCKLMQVFTSPSTPVTVHCSMQSSLLVGRRSMGSENVCSTLNKLCMWEKKLYDEVKGEEKLRIIHQNKCRQLRRISKKGADAHKIDSLETMIALLATKMKISIQVVDNISNTICDLRENQLWPHISTFLFRFLRMWKDMLECYKRQCRQIAEARSLDTSFNEKLSNSHLYAAIKLKSEIKNWTLSFSDWIYAQKSHVKALNGWLVRCLMHDLEETTAVPPFSSGGIGAPPLFVICSKWSRAMDDLSEKEMVEAVNGFILRVNEILDKHISDPRQKATLDKELERQVKILERQEQKMHKVIQSREIEMGRGDAVHRGELLAAMSLQSGLQHIFAAMERFTASATRAYEQLCQQIELDNHLSGDLNNIH; encoded by the exons ATGGGTTGCAACGCCTCAAGAGTGGATGGACTTCCGGCGGTGGCTCTGTGCCGCGAGCGCTGCAACTTGCTGGACGAGGCCCTCCGCCAGAGCTACGCTGTGGCTGAAGCACACGTGGCACACATGCAGTCCCTCAAAAATCTTGGCCTCGCTCTCCACACCTTCTTCCGTCACTCTGAAACATTACCATTACCTCCTTATTCTAATTGCCATCAACATGTGCACTCTTCCTCCTCTGCCTCCTCAGGCTCAGTGGATGAGGATACAGATACAGATACGGATACGGATATGGATATGGATACGAATAAAATATCCCACTTGTTCAACCAAAGCACTACCCGTTATGATTcctcacctcctcctcctcctccgtcACCGCCGAGCACCTCAGAATGGGATTTCCTCAACTTCTTTGACACTTCTTTCGACAAATACCATCTCCCCTACACTACTCCCAACCCGCACACTCCTACTCCTACTCATCATCATCACACTCATAAAGGAGAAGCCAAGCAGCAGAAGCTAAAGCAGAAGGAGGATGGTGCTGacgctgctgctgcttcttccaAGGAAAAGACTTCAACTTGGAACAAGAAAGAATCGGAGGATCCTTTCGCCAAAGGTAGTAGTTTCTCTGAGGCAATGAAAGAGATTCAGCTTCTTTTTGAGAAAGCATCTGATTCGGGAAACCCAATCTTGGAAATGTTGGACGTTGGCAAACTTCGGTACCATCGCAATATAGCCGTTAATCCAG TTGGTTGCAAGTTGATGCAGGTATTTACTAGTCCTTCAACGCCTGTCACGGTCCATTGCAGCATGCAATCATCCCTCTTGGTTGGTCGGAGATCAATGGGATCCGAGAATGTTTGCTCTACTCTAAACAAGCTATGTATGTGGGAGAAGAAGCTCTACGATGAAGTCAAG GGCGAGGAGAAATTGCGCATAATCCATCAGAACAAGTGTAGGCAGTTGAGGCGCATCAGTAAAAAAGGTGCTGATGCTCACAAGATTGATTCCCTGGAGACCATGATTGCTCTTCTAGCTACCAAAATGAAAATATCTAtccaagtagttgacaacatatCTAACACCATATGCGACTTGAGGGAGAACCAGTTATGGCCGCACATCAGCACTTTCCTCTTTAG GTTTCTTCGAATGTGGAAAGACATGCTAGAATGTTACAAACGACAGTGTAGGCAGATTGCTGAAGCGAGGAGTTTAGATACCTCCTTCAACGAAAAGCTCAGTAATTCTCATCTCTATGCAGCAATAAAACTCAAATCTGAGATTAAGAACTGGACTCTAAGCTTCTCAGATTGGATATACGCCCAAAAGTCGCATGTCAAAGCGTTGAATGGCTGGCTAGTAAGATGCCTAATGCATGATCTTGAAGAAACAACAGCAGTACCACCCTTTTCCTCTGGTGGGATTGGTGCACCGCCTCTGTTTGTCATCTGCAGCAAATGGTCACGGGCAATGGATGATCTATCGGAGAAGGAAATGGTGGAAGCCGTCAACGGATTCATCCTCAGAGTGAATGAGATCTTGGATAAGCATATCTCAGACCCTCGTCAAAAAGCAACATTGGACAAGGAACTGGAGAGACAAGTGAAAATCTTGGAGAGGCAGGAGCAAAAGATGCACAAAGTGATTCAGTCTCGGGAGATAGAGATGGGTAGAGGGGATGCTGTGCATCGTGGTGAACTTCTTGCTGCTATGAGCTTGCAGTCAGGTCTCCAACATATTTTTGCTGCAATGGAGAGGTTCACTGCCTCCGCCACTCGTGCATATGAACAATTGTGCCAGCAAATTGAGCTAGACAACCATCTTTCGGGAGATCTCAACAACATTCATTAG
- the LOC112754276 gene encoding ATP-dependent zinc metalloprotease FTSH, chloroplastic-like — protein sequence MAFLSSSASNLLGTKVLISPPTPKTTKLSSARTSKLINAQNLPQQPQPQWKKSLPALTALFISSLSPQPQAIAVDNAGPPTVIEAQQPSTQNPSPFSQNLLLNAPKPQAQASSDLPEGSQWRYSEFLNVVKKGKVERVRFSKDGSALQLTAVDGRRATVIVPNDPDLIDILAMNGVDISVSEGDSGNGLFNFIGNLLFPFLAFAGLFLLFRRAQGGPGGPGGLGGPMDFGRSKSKFQEVPETGVTFADVAGADQAKLELQEVVDFLKNPDKYTALGAKIPKGCLLVGPPGTGKTLLARAVAGEAGVPFFSCAASEFVELFVGVGASRVRDLFEKAKSKAPCIVFIDEIDAVGRQRGAGLGGGNDEREQTINQLLTEMDGFSGNSGVIVLAATNRPDVLDSALLRPGRFDRQVTVDRPDVAGRVKILQVHSRGKALAKDVDFEKIARRTPGFTGADLQNLMNEAAILAARRDLKEISKDEISDALERIIAGPEKKNAVVSDEKKKLVAYHEAGHALVGALMPEYDPVAKISIIPRGQAGGLTFFAPSEERLESGLYSRSYLENQMAVALGGRVAEEVIFGEENVTTGASNDFMQVSRVARQMVERFGFSKKIGQVAIGGPGGNPFLGQQMSTQKDYSMATADVVDAEVRELVETAYSRAKQIITTHIDILHKLAQLLIEKETVDGEEFMSLFIDGQAELYVA from the exons ATGGCGTTTCTGTCGTCCTCAGCTTCAAACTTGCTGGGAACCAAAGTCCTAATATCGCCCCCAACTCCGAAAACAACGAAATTGAGCTCCGCAAGAACAAGCAAGCTCATCAACGCACAAAACCTGCCACAGCAACCACAACCACAATGGAAGAAATCACTGCCTGCTCTCACCGCCCTCTTCATCTCCTCCCTATCCCCACAACCACAAGCCATCGCCGTAGACAACGCAGGGCCCCCAACCGTCATCGAGGCCCAGCAGCCCAGCACCCAGAATCCCTCTCCATTCTCTCAGAACCTTCTCCTCAACGCCCCCAAACCCCAGGCCCAGGCCTCGTCGGACCTCCCCGAGGGCTCCCAGTGGCGTTACAGCGAGTTCCTCAACGTCGTCAAGAAGGGCAAGGTCGAGAGGGTCAGGTTCAGCAAGGACGGCTCCGCCCTCCAGCTCACCGCCGTCGACGGCCGCCGCGCCACCGTCATCGTCCCCAACGATCCCGATCTCATCGACATCCTCGCTATGAACGGCGTCGACATCTCCGTCTCCGAGGGCGACTCCGGCAACGGCCTCTTCAACTTCATTGGcaacctcctcttccccttcCTAGCCTTCGCaggcctcttcctcctcttccgtAGGGCCCAGGGTGGCCCCGGGGGCCCAGGCGGCCTCGGAGGCCCCATGGACTTCGGCCGCTCAAAGTCCAAGTTCCAGGAGGTCCCCGAAACCGGCGTCACCTTCGCTGACGTCGCAGGCGCTGACCAAGCCAAGCTGGAATTGCAGGAAGTTGTTGATTTTCTCAAGAACCCTGACAAGTACACCGCTTTGGGTGCTAAGATCCCAAAAGGGTGTCTTCTGGTGGGGCCACCTGGAACCGGGAAGACCCTTCTGGCTCGGGCGGTTGCCGGTGAGGCCGGAGTACCGTTCTTCTCTTGCGCGGCTTCGGAGTTCGTGGAGCTGTTTGTTGGGGTTGGTGCTTCCCGCGTGAGGGATTTGTTTGAGAAAGCCAAGTCAAAGGCGCCGTGCATTGTTTTCATTGATGAGATTGATGCCGTGGGGAGGCAGAGAGGGGCTGGTCTCGGAGGCGGGAACGATGAGAGGGAGCAGACCATTAACCAGCTCTTGACGGAGATGGATGGCTTCTCTGGTAATTCCGGTGTCATTGTTTTGGCTGCTACCAACAGGCCCGATGTCCTCGACTCTGCCCTGCTGCGGCCCGGCAGGTTCGATAGGCAGGTTACTGTTGACAGGCCTGATGTTGCTGGCAGAGTTAAGATCCTTCAG GTACATTCTAGAGGAAAGGCACTTGCAAAGGATGTTGACTTTGAAAAGATTGCAAGAAGAACCCCAGGATTCACCGGGGCCGACTTGCAGAATCTGATGAATGAAGCAGCTATTCTTGCAGCAAGGCGTGACCTTAAGGAAATAAGTAAAGATGAGATATCTGATGCCCTTGAGAGGATCATTGCTGGAccagaaaagaaaaatgcagtTGTTTCAGATGAGAAGAAGAAATTAGTAGCCTACCATG AGGCTGGCCATGCTCTAGTGGGTGCTTTGATGCCCGAATATGATCCCGTGGCGAAGATTTCAATCATTCCTCGCGGCCAAGCTGGTGGTCTCACATTTTTTGCTCCCAGTGAAGAGAGGCTTGAGTCTGGACTGTACAGTAGAAGCTACTTGGAAAATCAGATGGCAGTTGCTCTAGGAGGAAG gGTTGCAGAAGAGGTAATATTCGGGGAGGAAAATGTGACGACGGGAGCTTCAAATGACTTCATGCAAGTTTCAAGGGTGGCAAGGCAGATGGTTGAGAGATTCGGGTTCAGCAAGAAGATTGGACAAGTTGCTATTGGCGGCCCTGGTGGTAATCCATTCTTGGGCCAACAG ATGTCAACGCAAAAGGATTACTCCATGGCAACTGCCGATGTTGTGGATGCAGAGGTGAGGGAGCTAGTGGAAACAGCCTATTCGAGGGCTAAGCAAATCATAACCACCCACATCGACATCCTTCACAAGCTTGCCCAGCTTCTCATTGAAAAGGAAACCGTCGATGGCGAAGAGTTCATGAGCCTCTTCATTGATGGCCAAGCTGAGCTTTATGTTGCCTAA